CAGGCGATGCTGGCGCAGCGCGGGCTGAAGGCGCAGCGCGTGCAGTGACGCGGGCGGGGCGTTCGCCTTGCCTTCGCTGCCCCCCTCCCCTATAGGGCCCGCTTCCCCGTTCATGGTCATCCCTGGAGGCGTGCGCGGCGGAAGTTATATCAATCTGTTTTGAAGGACATGCACATGAGCGAACAGCTTACGCTGTCGGCCGAGACGCGCGATCGGGCAGGCAAGGGAGCCTCCCGTGCCATGCGTCGCGAAGGCCGCGTTCCCGCCGTGATCTACGGCGCCAAGGAAGAGCCCCTCTCGATCCACGTCGAGGAGAAGGTTCTGATGAAGATGCTCAACACCGGGCACTTCATGAACTCGGTCGTGATGATCGACGTCGCCGGCAAGGCCAACCGCACGCTCCCGAAGGACGTGCAGTTCCACCCGGTCACCGATCGTCCGCTGCATGTCGACTTCCTGCGCATCGGCGAGCATTCGACCGTCACGGTCGCCGTGCCGATCCGCTTCGTCAATGAAGAGGGCTCGAAGGGCCTGAAGCGCGGCGGCGTGCTCAACACCGTCCGCCACGATCTCGAGCTGATCTGCGAAGCGTCCGTGATCCCCGACGAGATCGAGATCGACCTCGCCGGCCTCGACATCGGCGATTCGCTGCACATCTCGCAGGTGAAGCTGCCCAAGGGCACCGAATCCGCGATCACCGACCGCGACTTCACCATCGCGACGATCGTCGCTCCGTCCGGCCTGAAGGCCGAGGCCGAGGAAGCCGAGGAGGCTGCGGCCGCGGCCGACGTTCCGACCGTGGGCGAAGAGTCCGCGGGCGAAGAAACCTCGGAAGGCTAAGGGCCTTTTGGCTTTGTTCGGCTGGCTCAGCTCCCTCTTCGTGCCACGGCGCGTGGAGGTGCTGGGCCAGACCGGCGAAGACGTCGGCGACTGGGGTGATTTCGAACCCATGCAGATCTGGGTCGGCCTCGGCAATCCGGGCGCGCAATATGCGATGCACCGCCACAATGTCGGCTTCATGGCGCTCGACGCCATTGCCGAAATCCACAATTTCGACCCGCCCAAGAAAGCGTTCCAGGGTTGGACGCAGCAGGGCCGGATCGGCTCGGAGCGCATCCTGCTCCTGAAGCCCGCCACCTTCATGAACGACAGCGGCCGCGCGATCGGCGAGGCGATGCGCTTCTTCAAGAAGGATATCGACGCCCTTACGGTCTTCCACGACGAGCTCGATCTCGCGCCGTTCAAGGTCAAGGTGAAGACCGGCGGCGGCACCGCCGGCCACAATGGCCTGCGCTCCACCGAGGCCCATATCGGCAACGCCTTCCGCCGCGTGCGGCTGGGCATCGGCCACCCCGGCCACAAGGACCGGGTCACCAAGCACGTCCTCGGCAATTACGCCAAGGCCGAGACCGACGACCTCGCCGCCATGCTCGGCGCGATCGCCGGCGAGGCCGATTGGCTCGCCAAAGGCGACGACGCCCGCTTCATGAGCGAAGTCGCCCGCCGGCTCCAGGACTGACGGTGCGGCTGAACCAGGTCACCGTCGGCACGACCGATTATGACGCGGCGGTCGCCTTCTACACCCGGCTCGGTCTCACCCAGATCGTCCATTCCCCGCCCCGCTATGCGCGGTTTGAGA
This portion of the Sphingomonas sp. LY54 genome encodes:
- a CDS encoding 50S ribosomal protein L25/general stress protein Ctc; this translates as MSEQLTLSAETRDRAGKGASRAMRREGRVPAVIYGAKEEPLSIHVEEKVLMKMLNTGHFMNSVVMIDVAGKANRTLPKDVQFHPVTDRPLHVDFLRIGEHSTVTVAVPIRFVNEEGSKGLKRGGVLNTVRHDLELICEASVIPDEIEIDLAGLDIGDSLHISQVKLPKGTESAITDRDFTIATIVAPSGLKAEAEEAEEAAAAADVPTVGEESAGEETSEG
- the pth gene encoding aminoacyl-tRNA hydrolase; amino-acid sequence: MQIWVGLGNPGAQYAMHRHNVGFMALDAIAEIHNFDPPKKAFQGWTQQGRIGSERILLLKPATFMNDSGRAIGEAMRFFKKDIDALTVFHDELDLAPFKVKVKTGGGTAGHNGLRSTEAHIGNAFRRVRLGIGHPGHKDRVTKHVLGNYAKAETDDLAAMLGAIAGEADWLAKGDDARFMSEVARRLQD